The following coding sequences are from one Phenylobacterium glaciei window:
- the grxC gene encoding glutaredoxin 3, which produces MSQVTIYTKPYCPYCVRAVSLLEKKGVAFTEIEAAFDPEKRQEMMQRSGGRATFPQIFIGEEHIGGCDDMMALERDGKLDPLLAA; this is translated from the coding sequence ATGAGCCAAGTCACCATCTACACCAAGCCCTACTGCCCCTACTGCGTCCGCGCGGTCTCCCTGCTGGAGAAGAAGGGCGTCGCGTTCACCGAGATCGAGGCCGCCTTCGATCCAGAGAAGCGCCAGGAAATGATGCAGCGGTCGGGCGGCCGCGCCACCTTCCCGCAGATCTTCATCGGCGAGGAACACATCGGTGGCTGCGACGACATGATGGCCCTTGAACGGGACGGCAAGCTGGACCCCCTGCTGGCCGCTTGA
- a CDS encoding LysR family transcriptional regulator: MDQFDAMKAFVAVATWGSFAEAARRLRISPSAVTRSVAQLEDRLGLTLLSRTTRSVRLTERGQIYLESSRRILEDLETGERQARGENAEPRGVLHVAAPIVFGRLHVLPMVGRLLADHPSLAVRLSLSDRNVHLVDDGVDAALRIGALSDSSLTAVKLGAVSRVLVASPAYLAARGSPSRPADLEDHDLVAFEGLEATDAWRFSTTDVRVTPRLSVNSADTAIAAAETGLGITRALSYQVTAAIQAGRLVPLLQAFAPPAMPVSVVSQARRVGSANVAAFVAAARDHLRSNPLAPI, encoded by the coding sequence ATGGATCAATTCGACGCCATGAAGGCCTTCGTCGCCGTCGCGACCTGGGGCAGTTTCGCCGAGGCGGCGCGGCGGTTGCGGATCTCGCCTTCGGCGGTGACCCGGTCGGTGGCGCAGTTGGAGGACCGGCTGGGCCTGACCCTGCTGAGCCGCACCACCCGATCGGTACGTCTGACCGAGCGGGGCCAAATCTATCTGGAGAGCAGCCGCCGGATCCTGGAGGACCTGGAGACGGGCGAGCGGCAAGCCCGGGGCGAGAACGCCGAGCCAAGGGGCGTCCTGCATGTCGCCGCCCCGATCGTCTTCGGTCGGTTGCACGTCCTGCCGATGGTCGGGCGCCTGCTGGCCGACCACCCGTCCCTCGCCGTGCGCCTGAGCCTGTCTGACCGAAATGTCCATCTGGTGGATGACGGTGTCGACGCCGCCCTGAGGATCGGGGCGTTGTCCGACAGTAGTCTGACAGCCGTAAAGCTGGGGGCTGTGAGCCGGGTGCTGGTGGCGAGCCCCGCCTATCTGGCGGCCCGAGGTTCGCCCTCGCGACCCGCCGACCTTGAGGACCATGACCTGGTCGCCTTCGAAGGCCTGGAGGCCACCGACGCGTGGCGCTTCAGCACGACGGACGTGCGGGTGACACCCCGGCTGTCGGTGAACAGCGCCGACACCGCCATCGCAGCGGCCGAGACGGGGCTGGGGATCACCCGCGCCCTCTCCTATCAGGTCACGGCGGCGATCCAGGCCGGACGCCTGGTTCCCCTGCTCCAGGCTTTCGCGCCCCCGGCCATGCCGGTGAGCGTGGTGTCGCAGGCGCGGCGGGTGGGCTCGGCCAACGTGGCGGCCTTCGTCGCCGCGGCGCGGGACCACCTGCGGAGCAATCCCCTGGCGCCAATCTAG
- a CDS encoding DUF3617 domain-containing protein, protein MWKSDWRNARPWFALTAAPLAVALLGAEAKPADIVSTPAPSAGASRETTPTYWQVTQTGDKRQDMPDSKFCMYKQLPTEFTAFAKAVSVSGLQECTHKVAQATDGTSVSEMSCKMKLSETLIMHSLFKTWGTPHDLHTRMETRSEGFGPDFDKPHFTETRMVYIGECPLNVKPGQYLTPDGEIYDPMNSLFKPPTEAEIAADKVRLAAIVPPPIVVTPESKRVVEGRFEVVCSSSRKWGRLKVADEVFPFGAPNQHWRARPEIGVSALGEHLLIWHVDTADLAVEEFDTEPNYTVRVGRDYVFTPPIAQHDSVTAHGNPSMSSKARAKDFARKVADERGETNCDLQSCFTSDGEGERFFKAFDRVAAKGGDLTISALDAKGPVTVRYSLKGLGGIIKRLEACTAPVA, encoded by the coding sequence ATGTGGAAATCAGATTGGCGCAACGCGCGTCCGTGGTTCGCGCTGACGGCGGCGCCCCTGGCCGTCGCCCTGCTGGGAGCCGAGGCCAAGCCCGCCGATATCGTCTCCACACCAGCCCCCTCAGCCGGGGCGAGTCGTGAGACGACCCCTACTTACTGGCAGGTGACCCAGACCGGCGACAAACGGCAGGACATGCCGGACTCCAAGTTCTGCATGTACAAGCAACTGCCGACCGAGTTCACGGCTTTCGCCAAGGCGGTCTCTGTCTCTGGACTTCAGGAGTGTACGCACAAGGTTGCCCAGGCCACCGACGGGACCTCTGTTTCGGAAATGTCCTGCAAGATGAAGCTGAGCGAGACCCTCATCATGCATAGCCTGTTCAAGACTTGGGGTACGCCCCATGATCTCCACACGCGCATGGAGACACGAAGCGAGGGGTTTGGGCCGGACTTCGACAAGCCGCACTTCACCGAAACGCGAATGGTCTATATCGGCGAGTGCCCGCTCAATGTGAAACCGGGCCAGTACTTGACGCCGGACGGCGAAATTTACGATCCGATGAACAGCCTGTTCAAGCCTCCGACCGAGGCTGAGATCGCCGCCGACAAGGTACGTCTGGCCGCGATCGTCCCCCCGCCCATCGTCGTCACGCCGGAATCGAAACGCGTGGTCGAGGGGCGCTTCGAGGTGGTCTGTTCATCCTCCCGGAAGTGGGGCCGGTTGAAGGTTGCCGATGAGGTGTTCCCCTTCGGTGCGCCCAACCAGCACTGGCGCGCCCGGCCCGAGATTGGCGTTTCGGCGCTGGGTGAGCATCTGCTGATCTGGCATGTCGACACTGCGGACCTGGCGGTGGAGGAGTTCGATACAGAGCCGAACTACACCGTGCGCGTGGGCAGGGACTACGTCTTCACCCCGCCCATCGCCCAGCACGACAGCGTCACGGCGCACGGAAACCCGTCCATGTCGTCCAAGGCGCGCGCCAAGGACTTCGCCCGCAAGGTGGCGGACGAACGCGGCGAAACCAATTGCGACCTTCAGTCCTGCTTCACCTCGGACGGCGAGGGCGAGCGGTTCTTCAAGGCTTTCGACCGGGTCGCGGCGAAGGGCGGTGATCTGACCATATCCGCGCTGGACGCCAAGGGGCCCGTGACCGTGCGGTATTCGCTCAAGGGGCTTGGCGGAATCATCAAACGTCTTGAGGCGTGCACGGCTCCTGTGGCCTGA
- a CDS encoding carboxymuconolactone decarboxylase family protein, translated as MSRVAVPAREAAPAAAQPFLDGVEKQLGVVPNLFRLAALSPAVLQGMLGLSGALARTLDVKTRERIALVVAQVNGCDYCLSAHTYLGLNLAKLDAGEIALNRKGDSTDPRAAAMVAFAAKVAQSRGKVADADLADVRLAGITDAQVVEIVALVAENFLTNLLNNVARTPIDFPVVLAADLAQAA; from the coding sequence ATGTCCCGTGTCGCCGTTCCTGCCCGTGAAGCCGCTCCCGCCGCCGCCCAACCCTTCCTCGACGGCGTTGAGAAGCAGCTCGGCGTCGTACCCAATCTCTTCCGCCTGGCCGCCCTCAGCCCCGCTGTCCTGCAAGGCATGCTCGGCCTCAGCGGAGCCCTGGCCCGCACCCTGGACGTCAAGACCCGCGAGCGGATCGCCCTGGTGGTGGCCCAGGTGAACGGCTGCGACTACTGCCTTTCGGCCCACACCTATCTCGGCCTCAACCTGGCCAAGCTGGACGCCGGCGAGATCGCCCTGAACCGCAAGGGCGACTCCACCGACCCGAGGGCCGCCGCCATGGTCGCCTTCGCCGCCAAGGTCGCCCAGTCTCGCGGCAAGGTGGCCGACGCCGACCTGGCCGACGTGCGGCTCGCGGGCATCACCGACGCCCAGGTCGTGGAGATCGTCGCGTTGGTGGCGGAGAACTTCCTGACCAACCTGCTCAACAATGTCGCCCGGACCCCGATCGATTTCCCGGTTGTGCTGGCCGCCGACCTCGCTCAAGCCGCCTGA
- a CDS encoding carbon-nitrogen hydrolase family protein — MTLRVGLIQTRTPASHAAALEHLTPLVREAAAQGATFIATPEASNILQKDKAALLPQLKALAEDPVVLGLQALAKELGVWLLIGSALVLREDGKAANRAALISPAGEITATYDKLHMFDVDLPTGESARESETYEPGDRAVTALAGDTPLGLTICYDMRFPAVYRALALAGAQVMLVPSAFTRPTGEAHWEILLRARAIETGSFVLAPAQGGFHEDRRGTWGHTIAIAPWGDILGELAHDEPGVLVVDLDLAAVAKARSAIPALANARAFAPPAALA, encoded by the coding sequence ATGACCTTGCGCGTCGGACTGATCCAGACCCGGACCCCCGCCAGCCACGCCGCGGCGCTCGAACACCTGACGCCGCTGGTGCGCGAGGCCGCGGCCCAGGGCGCGACCTTCATCGCCACGCCCGAGGCCAGCAACATCCTGCAGAAGGACAAGGCCGCCCTGCTGCCGCAGCTTAAAGCTCTGGCGGAAGACCCGGTGGTGCTGGGGCTGCAGGCGCTGGCCAAGGAGCTCGGCGTCTGGCTGCTGATCGGCTCGGCCCTGGTGCTGCGCGAGGACGGCAAGGCCGCCAACCGCGCGGCGCTCATCTCGCCGGCCGGCGAGATCACCGCCACCTACGACAAGCTGCACATGTTCGACGTCGACCTGCCCACCGGCGAGAGCGCCCGGGAGAGCGAGACCTACGAGCCCGGCGACCGGGCGGTCACGGCCCTGGCCGGCGACACCCCGCTCGGCCTGACCATCTGCTACGACATGCGCTTCCCGGCGGTCTATCGGGCCCTCGCGCTCGCCGGCGCCCAGGTCATGCTGGTCCCGTCCGCCTTCACCCGGCCGACGGGCGAGGCGCACTGGGAGATTCTGCTGCGCGCCCGGGCCATCGAGACCGGCAGCTTCGTTTTGGCCCCGGCCCAGGGCGGCTTCCACGAGGATCGCCGCGGCACCTGGGGCCATACGATCGCCATCGCTCCCTGGGGCGACATCCTCGGCGAACTGGCCCACGACGAGCCCGGCGTCCTGGTGGTGGACCTCGACCTGGCCGCCGTCGCCAAGGCGCGGTCGGCGATCCCGGCGCTCGCCAATGCACGGGCCTTCGCCCCGCCCGCGGCCCTCGCATGA
- a CDS encoding M20/M25/M40 family metallo-hydrolase produces the protein MKLTLLAAIGAATLSASSAQAQSRPDQVAFRALYKELVETNTTLSVGSCTAAAEKMGARLKAAGYADKDVTILVPTERPKDGALVATLAGTDAKAKPIMLLAHIDVVEANRADWERDPFTLIEEGGYFYARGASDDKAMASVFTDSMIRYKTEGFKPRRGLKLVLTCGEETSDTFDGVEWMLKTHRPMMDAQFALNEGGAGRLDAKGNRQFLGIQAGEKVYQDFTLVTTNPGGHSSRPSKDNAIYHLSAALSRLGAYDFPIHLNEATKNHFEKMSVIEGGASGAAMAAVAKDPTDAAAVAEVVKDASRNSMMRTTCVATMVNAGHAPNALPQRAEANVNCRILPGESLDSVKAQLIKVFADDKIAVTLVGTPSPVSPPPPLTKAIVGPIEQVSKAMWPGVPFVPAMSTGATDSRFTNAAGIPSYGLSGMFGDPDGGGVHGLNERIRVRSLYEGRDFLYSVVKLYAMQK, from the coding sequence ATGAAACTCACCCTCCTCGCCGCCATCGGCGCCGCGACCCTTTCGGCCTCCTCCGCCCAGGCTCAGAGCCGGCCCGACCAGGTCGCCTTCCGGGCGCTCTACAAGGAGCTGGTGGAGACCAACACCACGCTTTCGGTGGGCAGCTGCACCGCCGCCGCCGAGAAGATGGGCGCGCGTCTCAAGGCCGCTGGCTACGCCGACAAGGACGTGACGATCCTGGTCCCCACCGAGCGTCCCAAGGACGGCGCCCTGGTGGCGACGCTGGCCGGGACCGACGCCAAGGCCAAACCCATCATGCTGCTGGCCCACATCGACGTGGTGGAGGCCAACCGCGCCGACTGGGAGCGCGATCCCTTCACCCTGATCGAGGAGGGCGGCTACTTCTACGCCCGCGGCGCCAGCGACGATAAGGCCATGGCCTCGGTCTTCACCGACTCGATGATCCGCTACAAGACCGAGGGCTTCAAACCCCGGCGCGGCCTGAAGCTGGTGCTCACCTGCGGCGAGGAAACCTCCGACACCTTCGACGGAGTCGAGTGGATGCTGAAGACCCACCGCCCGATGATGGACGCGCAGTTCGCCCTGAACGAGGGCGGCGCGGGCCGCCTGGACGCCAAGGGCAATCGCCAGTTCCTGGGCATCCAGGCCGGCGAGAAGGTCTATCAGGACTTCACCCTGGTCACGACCAACCCCGGTGGCCACTCCTCGCGGCCGTCCAAGGACAACGCCATTTACCACCTGTCGGCCGCGCTCAGCCGCCTGGGCGCCTATGACTTCCCGATCCATCTGAACGAGGCCACCAAGAACCACTTCGAGAAGATGTCGGTGATCGAGGGCGGCGCCTCGGGCGCGGCCATGGCCGCCGTGGCCAAGGACCCCACCGACGCCGCCGCCGTGGCCGAGGTGGTCAAGGACGCCAGCCGCAACTCGATGATGCGCACCACCTGCGTGGCCACCATGGTCAATGCGGGCCACGCGCCCAACGCCCTGCCGCAGCGGGCCGAGGCCAACGTCAACTGCCGCATCCTGCCGGGCGAGAGCCTGGACTCGGTGAAGGCCCAGCTGATCAAGGTGTTCGCCGACGACAAGATCGCCGTGACCCTGGTGGGAACCCCCAGCCCGGTGTCGCCGCCGCCGCCGCTCACCAAGGCCATCGTCGGCCCCATCGAGCAGGTGTCCAAGGCGATGTGGCCGGGCGTGCCCTTCGTGCCCGCCATGTCCACCGGCGCCACCGACAGCCGCTTCACCAACGCCGCCGGCATCCCCAGCTACGGCCTCTCAGGCATGTTCGGCGACCCGGACGGCGGCGGGGTCCACGGCCTGAACGAGCGCATCCGCGTCCGCTCGCTCTATGAAGGCCGCGACTTCCTCTATTCGGTGGTCAAGCTCTACGCGATGCAGAAGTAG
- a CDS encoding ComF family protein, protein MSLQDGVSEAWWKPGPRMKSAARSALDLLFPPQSLDDGPRPLATGLTASGWSQITFLDDPVCDGCGTPFDYALGEGVRCASCMAKPRAFSRARAACLYDDASRGPILQLKHADRTDLAPLFARWISRSARDLIAEAHAIAPVPLHPTRLFSRRYNQAAEIARPLSRLTGVPYLPDALIRVRATQTQGGKSGGGRRRNVAAAFAVPPSRAKLVAGRRILLIDDVMTTGATLEGCARALLKAGAACVDVAVVARVKEAANSPI, encoded by the coding sequence ATGAGCCTGCAAGATGGCGTGTCGGAGGCCTGGTGGAAACCAGGGCCGCGCATGAAATCCGCCGCGCGGTCCGCCCTGGACCTTTTATTCCCGCCCCAGTCCCTGGATGACGGGCCCCGGCCGCTGGCCACGGGCCTCACGGCGAGCGGCTGGAGCCAGATCACCTTCCTCGACGATCCGGTCTGTGACGGTTGCGGCACGCCCTTCGACTACGCCTTAGGGGAGGGGGTGCGCTGCGCTTCCTGCATGGCCAAGCCCCGCGCCTTTTCCCGCGCGCGGGCCGCCTGCCTCTATGACGACGCCTCGCGCGGGCCGATCCTGCAGCTCAAGCACGCCGACCGCACCGACCTGGCCCCCCTATTCGCCCGCTGGATCAGCCGCTCGGCCCGCGACTTGATCGCCGAGGCCCACGCCATCGCGCCGGTGCCGCTGCATCCGACCCGCCTGTTCAGCCGCCGCTACAACCAGGCCGCCGAGATCGCCCGGCCGCTGAGCCGGCTCACGGGTGTGCCCTACCTGCCAGACGCGCTCATCCGTGTGCGGGCCACGCAGACGCAGGGCGGCAAGTCCGGCGGCGGGCGGCGGCGCAATGTGGCGGCGGCCTTCGCCGTGCCCCCGTCGCGGGCGAAACTGGTGGCGGGACGGCGAATCCTGCTGATTGATGACGTCATGACCACCGGGGCCACCCTCGAAGGCTGCGCGCGGGCCCTGCTCAAGGCGGGCGCGGCCTGCGTCGACGTGGCGGTGGTCGCCAGGGTGAAAGAAGCCGCGAACTCCCCCATATAG
- a CDS encoding DUF1178 family protein, with protein MIRYALACDHAHEFEGWFGSSDDYEAQTAADQIGCPTCGSTAVTKQIMAPMVAGTKRNSPDMTPAAREVMMQAMAQVRQHVEDNFDYVGEDFAAEARAIHAGASEQRGIYGEASPAEVRELAQEGVNIAPLPPAPVKKASLN; from the coding sequence ATGATCCGCTATGCCCTGGCCTGCGACCACGCCCACGAGTTCGAGGGCTGGTTCGGCTCGTCGGACGACTACGAGGCCCAGACCGCCGCCGACCAGATCGGCTGCCCGACCTGCGGCTCCACGGCGGTCACCAAGCAGATCATGGCCCCCATGGTGGCCGGCACCAAGCGCAACAGCCCCGACATGACGCCCGCCGCCCGCGAGGTGATGATGCAGGCGATGGCGCAGGTGCGGCAGCACGTGGAAGACAACTTCGACTATGTCGGCGAGGACTTCGCCGCCGAGGCCCGAGCCATCCACGCCGGCGCCTCCGAGCAGCGCGGCATCTACGGCGAGGCATCCCCCGCCGAGGTCCGCGAACTGGCGCAGGAGGGCGTCAACATCGCGCCGCTCCCGCCCGCTCCGGTGAAGAAGGCGTCGCTGAACTAG
- a CDS encoding TetR/AcrR family transcriptional regulator, whose product MDLADSRPVQRTKAALFDAFVELVLERRYDQLKVADIIARAGVGRSTFYEHYEGKDELLREGLSSPFGVLADMLGPQHDDARLLAVVEHFWENRRVGNVLFAGPTRPLLAKTLAGLIEARLRTRPEVQNPGLLAAQLAGGQMGLLSTWLAGAAPASPQAVADMLHAAAQAVAT is encoded by the coding sequence GTGGATCTCGCAGACAGCCGGCCGGTCCAGCGCACCAAGGCCGCCCTGTTCGACGCCTTCGTCGAACTGGTGCTGGAGCGCCGCTACGACCAGCTAAAGGTCGCCGACATCATCGCCCGCGCGGGGGTCGGGCGCTCGACCTTCTACGAGCACTATGAGGGCAAGGACGAGCTGCTGAGGGAAGGCCTATCATCGCCCTTCGGGGTGCTGGCCGACATGCTCGGGCCGCAGCACGACGACGCGCGCCTGCTGGCGGTGGTGGAGCACTTCTGGGAGAACCGCCGGGTGGGCAACGTCCTGTTCGCCGGCCCGACCCGGCCCCTGTTGGCCAAGACCCTGGCGGGTCTCATCGAGGCGCGGCTGCGGACGCGGCCTGAGGTCCAGAACCCCGGCCTGCTGGCGGCGCAATTGGCTGGGGGACAGATGGGCCTGCTGAGCACCTGGCTGGCGGGCGCCGCGCCGGCCAGCCCGCAAGCGGTCGCCGACATGCTCCACGCCGCGGCCCAAGCCGTGGCGACGTAG
- a CDS encoding class I SAM-dependent methyltransferase translates to MTAEPARRNPHSHMWLMAVIGVAAGLAFMIFVPRLTVVSKSLLLFAGFHIVGGVVLLSTLYVAGLRDQVRRLGGGARPARTYDFGWGPGWMNGLAIAALIALATAVVLQLTHPGAWPLAFALVAASGLLLTGNAVMRCFRRTDHVVLPMVDLLSSDHDLVLDAGCGSGRTAIALSRILKKGRVVGLDRFDAGYIDDGGRALLDHNLRLAGLAGKVRVETGDLTDMAFADNHFDAAVSTHVYDHLGRQKLKALCETRRVLKPGGRFLMGVWVPGLTMFAVANILSLFLTTKTQWRTLAEQAGFRVIDEGMFNHAWFVLLEKPSA, encoded by the coding sequence ATGACCGCCGAACCCGCCCGCCGAAACCCGCACAGCCACATGTGGTTGATGGCCGTGATCGGCGTCGCCGCCGGCCTGGCCTTCATGATCTTCGTTCCGAGGCTGACGGTGGTGTCGAAGTCCCTGCTGCTGTTCGCCGGCTTCCACATCGTCGGCGGGGTGGTCCTGCTGAGCACCCTCTATGTCGCCGGCCTCAGAGATCAGGTCCGCCGGCTTGGCGGCGGCGCGCGGCCGGCGCGAACCTACGACTTCGGTTGGGGGCCGGGCTGGATGAACGGCCTGGCCATCGCCGCTCTCATCGCCCTGGCCACGGCCGTTGTCCTGCAACTCACCCATCCGGGCGCCTGGCCCCTCGCTTTCGCCCTGGTGGCCGCCTCGGGCCTGCTGCTGACGGGCAATGCGGTGATGCGCTGCTTCCGCCGAACCGATCATGTGGTCCTGCCCATGGTGGACCTGCTGTCGAGCGACCATGACCTGGTGCTCGACGCCGGCTGCGGCAGCGGGCGGACCGCGATCGCGCTTTCCCGCATCCTGAAGAAGGGCAGGGTCGTGGGCCTCGACCGCTTCGACGCCGGCTATATCGACGATGGCGGCCGTGCTCTGCTGGACCACAACCTCAGGCTCGCCGGCCTCGCGGGCAAGGTCCGGGTGGAGACCGGGGACCTGACCGACATGGCCTTCGCCGACAACCACTTCGACGCCGCCGTCAGCACCCACGTCTACGACCATCTGGGGCGTCAGAAGCTGAAGGCGCTGTGCGAGACCCGTCGCGTGCTCAAGCCCGGCGGCCGCTTCCTGATGGGGGTTTGGGTCCCTGGCCTGACCATGTTCGCTGTGGCCAACATCCTGTCCTTGTTCCTGACCACCAAGACGCAATGGCGGACCCTGGCCGAGCAGGCGGGATTCCGGGTGATCGACGAGGGCATGTTCAACCACGCCTGGTTCGTGCTGCTGGAAAAGCCCTCCGCCTGA
- a CDS encoding arylsulfatase, whose amino-acid sequence MAAKIGATLADSTPYWPPAPTPPKGAPNILVVLFDDVGFSDFGCYGSPIKTPTIDALAADGLRYTGFHTTAMCSTTRAALLTGRNHHSVGMGCLSNFDSGFPGYRGKIAREAGTLPEMLKPHGYSTYMVGKWHATPLTETGPSGPFDGWPLGRGFDRFYGFMDAETDQFAPELVRDNTPIEQPTSYAEGYHLTADLVDQSIRFIADHQADAPDKPWLLWLAPAACHAPHQAPQEIIKSYDPLFEHGWDVEREQRLARQKAMGIVPADTAMPDRNDGIRAWDDCLPDDKRVFTRLQSAFAGMLDHADRHIARLVAFLEEAGIKDDTLIVVMSDNGASQEGGPLGMVNAMGPYNLKFEPMAEKLARLDDIGGPDSHSNFPQGWAMASNTPLRRYKQNTHGGGIRDPLVISWKNGLAARGELRTQFAHVSDFTPTLLDILGIEPPTVIAGVPQMPLEGVSFAASLKDPAVPSKSKSQHFEMFGHRGLWKDGWKAVAFHPPGTPFDTDVWELYHLDADFSETKDLAASEPEKLAALVADWWKAAETYKVLPLDDRFGPRFAENALRYHGARKRFVFHPGMGHLPADVAPDVRSRSYIIEAEAIIPPGGAEGVLLSHGDATCGYSFYVQDGRLHHTLNVGGALATVSSAGAIPAGLHKLALRCRQGSDGRTFTLAVDGQVVGETKTHIGFATFISWSGLDIGRDRGSPVAPYAAPFTFTGKLRRVIVTMDADQELDGDLLGEAEMARQ is encoded by the coding sequence ATGGCTGCGAAGATCGGGGCGACCCTGGCGGACTCCACGCCTTACTGGCCGCCCGCGCCGACGCCGCCGAAGGGCGCGCCCAACATCCTGGTGGTGCTGTTCGACGATGTCGGCTTTTCCGACTTCGGCTGCTATGGCTCGCCCATCAAGACGCCGACCATCGATGCGCTGGCCGCCGACGGCCTGCGCTATACAGGCTTCCACACCACGGCCATGTGCTCGACGACCCGGGCGGCGCTGCTGACCGGGCGCAACCACCACTCGGTGGGGATGGGTTGCCTGTCGAACTTCGACTCAGGCTTCCCCGGCTATCGCGGCAAGATCGCCCGCGAGGCCGGGACCCTGCCGGAGATGCTGAAACCCCATGGCTACTCGACCTACATGGTGGGCAAGTGGCATGCGACGCCGCTGACCGAGACGGGGCCCTCGGGCCCCTTCGACGGCTGGCCCCTGGGCCGTGGCTTCGACCGCTTCTACGGCTTCATGGACGCCGAGACCGACCAGTTCGCTCCCGAGTTGGTGCGCGACAACACACCTATCGAGCAGCCCACGAGCTACGCCGAGGGCTATCACCTCACCGCCGATCTGGTGGACCAGTCGATCCGCTTCATCGCCGACCATCAGGCCGATGCGCCCGACAAGCCTTGGCTGCTGTGGCTGGCGCCCGCCGCCTGCCACGCCCCGCACCAGGCGCCGCAGGAGATCATCAAGAGCTACGATCCGCTCTTCGAACACGGCTGGGACGTGGAGCGCGAACAGCGCCTGGCCCGCCAGAAGGCCATGGGGATTGTGCCCGCCGACACCGCCATGCCCGACCGCAACGACGGCATTCGCGCCTGGGACGACTGCCTGCCCGACGATAAGCGTGTCTTCACCCGCCTGCAGAGCGCTTTCGCCGGCATGCTCGACCATGCCGACCGCCACATCGCCCGGCTGGTGGCCTTCCTCGAAGAGGCCGGGATCAAGGACGACACCCTGATCGTCGTCATGTCCGACAATGGCGCCAGCCAGGAGGGCGGACCCCTGGGCATGGTCAACGCCATGGGCCCCTACAATCTGAAGTTCGAGCCCATGGCCGAGAAGCTGGCCCGGCTGGACGACATCGGCGGCCCCGACAGCCATTCCAACTTCCCGCAGGGCTGGGCCATGGCCTCCAACACCCCGCTGCGCCGCTACAAGCAGAACACCCACGGCGGCGGCATCCGCGATCCCCTGGTGATCAGCTGGAAGAACGGCCTGGCCGCGCGCGGCGAGCTTCGCACCCAGTTCGCCCATGTCAGCGACTTCACCCCGACCCTGCTGGACATCCTGGGGATCGAGCCGCCCACGGTGATCGCCGGCGTCCCGCAGATGCCGCTGGAGGGCGTCAGCTTCGCCGCATCGCTGAAGGACCCCGCAGTCCCCAGCAAGAGCAAGTCCCAGCACTTCGAGATGTTCGGCCACAGGGGCCTCTGGAAGGATGGCTGGAAGGCCGTGGCTTTCCACCCTCCGGGCACGCCCTTCGATACCGATGTCTGGGAGCTCTACCACCTCGACGCCGACTTCTCGGAGACGAAGGACCTGGCGGCCTCCGAGCCGGAAAAGTTGGCCGCCCTGGTCGCCGACTGGTGGAAGGCCGCCGAGACCTACAAGGTCCTGCCCCTGGACGACCGCTTCGGCCCGCGCTTCGCCGAGAACGCCCTGCGCTATCACGGCGCCCGCAAGCGCTTCGTCTTCCACCCCGGCATGGGGCATCTGCCGGCCGACGTGGCCCCCGACGTACGTAGCCGCTCCTACATCATCGAGGCCGAGGCGATCATCCCGCCCGGCGGCGCGGAGGGCGTGCTGCTCTCCCATGGCGACGCCACCTGCGGCTACAGCTTCTACGTCCAGGACGGCCGGCTGCATCACACCCTGAACGTCGGCGGCGCACTGGCGACAGTGAGCTCCGCCGGGGCCATTCCGGCAGGCCTGCACAAGCTAGCCCTGCGCTGCCGCCAGGGCTCCGACGGGCGCACCTTCACCCTGGCCGTCGATGGCCAGGTGGTGGGTGAGACGAAGACCCATATCGGCTTCGCCACCTTCATCTCCTGGTCGGGCCTGGACATCGGCCGTGACCGGGGCAGCCCCGTCGCCCCCTACGCGGCGCCCTTCACCTTCACCGGCAAGCTGCGCCGGGTGATCGTCACCATGGACGCCGATCAGGAACTGGACGGAGACCTGCTGGGCGAGGCGGAGATGGCGCGGCAGTAG